One genomic region from Natrinema caseinilyticum encodes:
- a CDS encoding presenilin, which translates to MSDPNGDDPRTSGGSETEPDTGAETGDAPIDRRDETVADIESEPGDDTLPSAGRDPRDEQTQIAIEERRRKTSVLSLLVAGLGGWVVLSVLVFEATAAPLWNDVLVGLVVLAASGYNYYRLTNDIPISTGIASLIAILGIWLIVSTALLGMTGGLFWSTLVAGLLITAVAGYNAYEAREARTVVTEPGPGA; encoded by the coding sequence ATGAGTGACCCCAACGGCGACGATCCTCGGACGAGTGGCGGGTCCGAGACCGAACCCGATACCGGGGCTGAAACCGGCGACGCTCCCATCGACCGGCGGGACGAGACGGTCGCCGACATCGAGTCCGAACCCGGCGACGACACCCTCCCGTCCGCCGGCCGCGATCCGCGCGACGAGCAGACCCAGATCGCGATCGAGGAACGCCGGCGAAAGACGTCCGTTCTCAGCCTGCTCGTCGCCGGCCTCGGCGGGTGGGTCGTCCTGTCGGTTCTCGTTTTCGAGGCCACAGCGGCGCCGCTGTGGAACGACGTCCTCGTCGGCCTCGTCGTGCTGGCGGCTTCCGGGTACAACTACTACCGGTTGACCAACGACATCCCGATCAGTACCGGTATCGCGTCCCTGATCGCCATCCTCGGCATCTGGCTGATCGTCTCGACCGCGTTGCTCGGCATGACCGGCGGACTGTTCTGGAGTACGCTCGTCGCCGGGCTGTTGATCACCGCCGTCGCGGGATACAACGCCTACGAAGCCCGCGAAGCGCGGACGGTTGTGACCGAACCCGGGCCGGGCGCGTAG
- a CDS encoding AAA domain-containing protein, producing the protein MYVRGTVAGEVEVRTVSTSYGETDLADVPLRLADDARTDTTAPARGDGGTPAVVDGRETTTVTLWNKWTESAEMLDPGMELLVTNAKQEEYQGETKFATTGDSYVVVEPSFLVSVTSIRNWVQCPRLYYLNKLSGVPLNYPVVKGTLVHEVFGDLLRGRELEESIDARIEERGLELGLLGETPDAVAADVRENAKAIEGWLEQGRLPDGERAAATAEDGAAADSTKRAFRPAESSWRSEQLLISETFGIRGRADAVRRGAPVELKTGKNLRKEPRFKDKVQAACYALLLEEHGGDVDTGTLLYTKNSALDRNEETGDLTPAKEFSMGDGLLKYVVRLRNEIAAMETAGDIPTGYEADSKCEYCFEQDTCMVVSGRLDQESKAGQIGQSLPDEELEYFDRFYRAIEDERRAVHREYAKLWEQSARERADDDRALIDLEFVEKRPLEGGRWELRARRTGGATSKLREGDLVLASDGHPVRGDSELAMIERLDDVVVLTADEPVEVTRLDVYPSELTTDRLLVAMHDALLKGDERRKDVLFGRAKPEFGACDETFIDNNDAQNEAVRKAVSARDCALIHGPPGTGKTYTIARAIRAMVARGERVLLSAFTNRAVDNALEAVLDQLEDEVDEERVVRVGSESGVRDDMQSYRLERSGDPDDRVKALQNARVVAATTATCGSRVMKEQAFDVALVDEAAQLTEPGTCAAINLAERFVLVGDHEQLPPVVRAEGGTGNDPDSPNGDEPPAQDLTESLFERLVDRYPAAGVMLDRQYRMNQRIQVFSSNEFYDGQLRPAAPEVAGRTLDDLEGVSRDELPEPLRDPVSFVDVRGDGGQYTDSEEAARIADLIESYESAGLERAQIGVIAPFRAQVSEISNHVPDDVAVDTVDRFQGSSQEVIVVSFTATGSLEGPIFEDYRRINVALTRPKRALVLVGDSRALASDSVYERMLEWARR; encoded by the coding sequence GTGTACGTACGCGGAACCGTCGCGGGGGAAGTCGAGGTGCGGACGGTATCGACGAGCTACGGCGAAACCGACCTCGCCGACGTCCCGCTTCGGCTTGCCGACGACGCGCGAACCGACACCACAGCCCCCGCTCGAGGAGACGGAGGGACGCCAGCGGTCGTCGACGGTCGCGAGACGACGACGGTGACGCTCTGGAACAAGTGGACCGAGTCGGCCGAGATGCTCGACCCCGGGATGGAATTGCTCGTGACGAACGCGAAACAAGAGGAGTACCAGGGCGAAACGAAGTTCGCGACGACGGGCGACTCCTACGTCGTCGTGGAACCCTCGTTTCTCGTCAGCGTGACGTCGATCCGAAACTGGGTCCAGTGTCCTCGGCTGTACTACCTGAACAAGCTCTCCGGGGTGCCGTTGAATTATCCCGTCGTGAAGGGGACGCTCGTCCACGAGGTCTTCGGCGACCTGCTGCGCGGCCGAGAGCTCGAGGAGTCGATCGACGCCCGTATCGAGGAGCGGGGGCTCGAACTCGGGCTGCTCGGCGAGACGCCGGACGCCGTCGCCGCCGACGTCCGAGAAAACGCGAAAGCGATCGAGGGCTGGCTCGAGCAGGGCCGGTTGCCCGACGGAGAGCGGGCGGCTGCTACCGCCGAAGATGGGGCCGCCGCCGACAGCACGAAGCGGGCGTTCAGGCCCGCGGAGAGCAGTTGGCGGTCGGAACAGCTTCTCATCAGCGAAACGTTCGGCATCCGCGGGCGGGCCGACGCCGTCCGCCGGGGCGCTCCCGTCGAACTCAAGACGGGCAAGAACCTGCGAAAGGAACCCCGATTCAAGGACAAGGTGCAGGCCGCCTGCTACGCGCTGTTGCTCGAGGAACACGGGGGCGACGTCGATACCGGGACGCTGCTCTACACGAAGAACTCGGCGCTCGATCGCAACGAGGAGACCGGCGACCTCACCCCGGCGAAGGAGTTCTCGATGGGCGACGGCCTCCTGAAGTACGTCGTGCGGTTGCGCAACGAGATCGCGGCGATGGAGACGGCGGGCGATATTCCGACCGGCTACGAGGCCGATTCGAAGTGCGAGTACTGCTTCGAACAGGACACCTGCATGGTCGTCTCCGGCCGACTCGATCAGGAGTCGAAAGCCGGCCAGATCGGGCAGTCGTTGCCCGACGAGGAACTCGAGTACTTCGATCGATTCTACCGCGCGATCGAAGACGAACGCCGGGCGGTCCACCGCGAGTACGCCAAACTCTGGGAGCAAAGCGCACGGGAGCGCGCCGACGACGACCGCGCGCTGATCGACCTCGAGTTCGTCGAGAAACGACCGCTCGAGGGCGGCCGGTGGGAACTCAGAGCGCGCCGGACCGGCGGCGCGACGTCGAAACTGCGAGAGGGGGATCTGGTACTGGCGAGCGACGGCCACCCGGTTCGGGGCGATTCGGAGTTGGCGATGATCGAACGATTAGACGACGTCGTCGTGCTCACGGCAGACGAGCCGGTCGAAGTCACCCGGCTCGACGTCTACCCATCCGAACTGACGACCGACCGGCTGCTCGTCGCGATGCACGACGCGCTCCTGAAAGGTGACGAGCGGCGCAAGGACGTCCTGTTCGGACGTGCGAAACCTGAATTCGGGGCGTGCGACGAAACGTTCATCGACAACAACGATGCCCAGAACGAGGCCGTGCGAAAGGCCGTGAGCGCGCGGGACTGTGCACTGATTCACGGGCCGCCGGGAACGGGAAAGACCTACACGATCGCCCGGGCCATCCGCGCGATGGTCGCGCGCGGTGAGCGCGTCCTGCTGTCGGCGTTTACGAACCGCGCGGTGGACAACGCACTCGAGGCCGTTCTCGATCAACTCGAGGACGAGGTCGACGAAGAACGAGTCGTCCGCGTGGGCTCCGAAAGCGGCGTCCGCGACGACATGCAATCGTATCGCCTCGAGCGGTCGGGGGACCCCGACGACCGGGTGAAAGCCCTGCAGAACGCGCGCGTCGTCGCGGCGACCACGGCGACGTGCGGCTCGCGGGTGATGAAAGAGCAAGCGTTCGACGTCGCGCTCGTCGACGAAGCCGCCCAACTCACGGAACCGGGGACCTGTGCGGCGATCAATCTGGCCGAGCGATTCGTCCTCGTCGGCGACCACGAGCAACTACCGCCGGTGGTTCGTGCCGAGGGCGGGACCGGGAACGACCCGGATTCGCCGAACGGTGACGAGCCGCCTGCGCAGGACCTCACCGAATCGCTGTTCGAACGGCTTGTCGACCGCTACCCCGCGGCCGGCGTCATGCTCGATCGCCAGTACCGGATGAACCAGCGTATCCAGGTGTTCTCGTCGAACGAGTTCTACGACGGCCAGCTCCGGCCCGCGGCGCCCGAGGTCGCAGGCCGAACCCTCGACGATCTCGAGGGCGTCTCCCGCGACGAGTTACCCGAACCGCTCCGAGACCCGGTTTCGTTCGTCGACGTCCGAGGCGACGGCGGTCAGTACACCGATAGCGAGGAGGCTGCGCGGATCGCCGACCTGATCGAGTCGTACGAGTCGGCCGGCCTCGAGCGCGCTCAGATCGGCGTCATCGCTCCCTTCAGGGCGCAGGTCTCGGAGATCTCGAACCACGTCCCCGACGACGTCGCGGTCGACACGGTCGACCGATTCCAGGGCTCGAGCCAGGAAGTGATCGTCGTTTCCTTTACGGCCACCGGCTCGCTCGAGGGGCCGATCTTCGAGGATTACCGCCGGATCAACGTGGCGCTGACCCGGCCCAAACGCGCCCTCGTACTCGTCGGCGATTCCCGGGCGCTCGCGTCCGATTCCGTCTACGAGCGGATGCTCGAGTGGGCGCGTCGGTGA